TTAATGGTCTTCATTACTCCTCCGGCTGCGCTAAATTGGGGCTCGCTAAACGTGCAATGTAAAAAAAACGCCTCAATACGAGGCGTTAATTTTAGTTTTTAGAAGCTATAACTTACGCCAGTCCAGAGTGTGAACTGGCCATCTTTATCGACCATTGGACTGTCTTTAATTTCGCTGTCGAAACGCGTATAGCGTCCTGACAAACTGGCGTTCCAGCTGTCGCTGATTTTATAGCTGGCATTCATCTCGACATACGGCGACCAGCTATCATCTGGGTGGTATTCAGAAATACCGGTACGCGCGCTTTCATGTGAAGAAACACCATAATAGTAGCGGTTCTGATTGGCACTGTTCCACAGCGCGCCAATACCCGGTGTCAGGCTGAACGCACCGAAATCAAAGCGATATAAATAAGTGATATCCCAGAGCATGCCATTGCTGTTATTAAGCACATCGCCAAGCAATGAGGTGCGCACAATGCCCCAGTCGGCGACATGACGATAGCTGGCACCCGCCATCAGCGTCATACGGCGCTTATCCAGCCCCTTCATATCACCCAAATCGTTATCTTTAGGATCGTACTTTTGTGGCGATCCCAGCACAGTCAGCGACAGCTGATTCTGTGGGTCTTTCCACAGGTAATAGCCACCCTGCAGGCTGCGGAACCAGAAATTTTCACCTTCGTAATTAATCACTGGG
The sequence above is drawn from the Pantoea nemavictus genome and encodes:
- a CDS encoding MipA/OmpV family protein, encoding MNQFKLKALAVAIPCYFAAFGTHAEPLSLGASVIYAQSPYRGGQDRYLPIPVINYEGENFWFRSLQGGYYLWKDPQNQLSLTVLGSPQKYDPKDNDLGDMKGLDKRRMTLMAGASYRHVADWGIVRTSLLGDVLNNSNGMLWDITYLYRFDFGAFSLTPGIGALWNSANQNRYYYGVSSHESARTGISEYHPDDSWSPYVEMNASYKISDSWNASLSGRYTRFDSEIKDSPMVDKDGQFTLWTGVSYSF